Proteins found in one Planctomycetes bacterium MalM25 genomic segment:
- a CDS encoding O-Antigen ligase codes for MLVPALLLGVAVVLLLAKLAPRVSPPMQALAIVVIGYVLGYDVWHADAGPIPLTIDRLALVGVVGLSLWRLYRQGTPRPEPIGLDWLIALLCGWLAVSCVLNKPPEGVELPTSPLFRLIVSFWAPATLYGVLRTAKIDAVDARRLMTGLALLGVYLGVTAVLETLGLWSLVFPRYIADPDLGLHFGRARGPALNSVSLGVHLSVTAAASWLLIPRASRSMQLFWFGACALMALGVLLSFTRSTWLGLAGAVVVVMCLQAPRGWRMPSFVTACVLGVLFLAVGKDAIVGLEREDSAEVSAHSVQQRMAFAYVSAQMVRDNPLWGVGFGRFYDQKLPYLTDRRQTFELESIRPLHHHNTLLSLLVETGPLGLFAFLAVLAGFGWVGWQLAHNPALDADCNRLGLLLIGAVVNYLPSALFHDLTLVHSEQWLLFTIAGAATGCWLSQTQAAASAAETAPHAAYPTYPANASLLPR; via the coding sequence ATGCTCGTCCCGGCGCTATTGCTCGGTGTGGCGGTGGTGTTGCTCTTGGCCAAGTTGGCGCCGAGGGTGTCGCCCCCGATGCAGGCGCTCGCGATCGTGGTGATCGGCTACGTGCTGGGCTACGACGTCTGGCACGCCGACGCCGGCCCGATCCCGCTGACGATCGACCGCCTCGCTTTGGTGGGCGTTGTCGGTCTGTCGCTGTGGCGCCTGTACCGTCAGGGCACGCCACGCCCCGAGCCGATCGGCCTCGACTGGCTGATCGCCTTGCTGTGCGGCTGGCTCGCGGTGAGTTGCGTGCTGAACAAGCCGCCGGAGGGAGTGGAGCTGCCCACCTCGCCGTTGTTCCGCTTGATCGTGAGCTTCTGGGCCCCCGCCACGCTGTACGGCGTGCTGCGGACCGCGAAGATCGACGCGGTCGACGCCCGCAGGCTGATGACCGGCCTGGCGTTGTTGGGCGTTTACCTCGGCGTGACCGCCGTGCTGGAGACGCTCGGTCTCTGGTCGCTGGTCTTCCCTCGCTACATCGCCGACCCCGATCTCGGCCTGCACTTCGGCCGCGCGCGCGGCCCGGCGCTCAACTCGGTGAGCTTGGGCGTGCATCTCTCGGTGACCGCCGCCGCGAGTTGGTTGTTGATCCCACGGGCCAGCCGGTCGATGCAGCTCTTTTGGTTTGGCGCCTGCGCGCTGATGGCCTTGGGGGTGCTGCTCTCGTTCACGCGTTCGACCTGGCTCGGTCTGGCGGGCGCGGTGGTCGTCGTGATGTGTCTGCAGGCGCCACGCGGCTGGCGGATGCCGTCGTTTGTCACGGCGTGCGTGCTGGGTGTGCTGTTCTTGGCCGTGGGCAAAGACGCCATCGTTGGCCTCGAGCGCGAGGACTCTGCGGAGGTCTCTGCGCACTCGGTCCAGCAACGCATGGCGTTCGCGTACGTCTCCGCCCAGATGGTGCGTGACAACCCGCTGTGGGGCGTCGGTTTCGGGCGGTTCTACGACCAGAAGCTCCCCTACCTGACCGACCGCCGGCAGACGTTCGAGCTCGAATCGATCCGCCCGCTGCACCACCACAACACGCTGCTGAGCCTGTTGGTCGAAACGGGCCCGCTCGGGCTGTTCGCTTTCCTCGCGGTGCTGGCCGGTTTCGGCTGGGTTGGCTGGCAGCTGGCGCACAACCCAGCCCTCGACGCCGACTGCAACCGCCTCGGCCTGCTGCTGATCGGCGCGGTGGTGAACTACCTGCCGTCGGCGCTGTTCCACGACCTGACGCTCGTCCACAGCGAGCAGTGGCTGCTGTTCACGATCGCCGGCGCCGCGACCGGGTGCTGGCTCAGTCAGACCCAAGCGGCCGCGTCCGCCGCCGAGACCGCCCCGCACGCCGCGTACCCGACCTATCCCGCTAACGCTTCCCTCTTGCCACGATGA
- the tagA gene encoding Putative N-acetylmannosaminyltransferase has translation MTNERVQLFGMTIDRLDLRQATERVLTWSLTDRDAEGCRYVVTPNVDHAVMFQHDDHLRDAYRDAAMVVADGAPLVAVSRLLGKRLPERVAGSDLAPAMLDMADTLASAGGQKLRVFLLGAGPGVADRAAKQMARKWPGVQTVGTYCPPLGFENNDAENERILSVVSEAQPDVVLIGLGAPKQELWAQRFHKRLDAKVALCIGATIDFLAGEKKRSPLWMQRAGLEWAHRLATEPRRLAARYARDAWVFPQLVWGEYRGG, from the coding sequence ATGACCAACGAACGAGTCCAACTTTTCGGCATGACGATCGACCGCCTCGACCTGAGGCAGGCGACCGAGCGCGTGCTCACCTGGTCGCTCACCGATCGCGACGCGGAGGGTTGCCGCTACGTGGTGACGCCCAACGTCGACCACGCCGTCATGTTCCAGCACGACGACCATCTCCGCGACGCTTACCGCGACGCGGCGATGGTCGTGGCGGACGGTGCGCCGCTGGTCGCCGTGTCGCGGCTGTTGGGCAAACGCTTGCCGGAGCGCGTCGCCGGCAGCGACCTCGCCCCCGCGATGCTCGACATGGCGGACACGCTCGCCTCGGCCGGTGGTCAGAAGCTGCGGGTCTTCCTGCTCGGCGCCGGGCCGGGCGTGGCCGACCGGGCGGCGAAGCAGATGGCGAGGAAGTGGCCCGGCGTCCAGACCGTCGGCACGTACTGCCCCCCCCTCGGGTTCGAGAACAACGACGCCGAGAACGAGCGGATCCTCTCGGTCGTCTCCGAGGCCCAGCCGGACGTCGTGCTGATCGGCCTCGGCGCTCCGAAGCAGGAGCTGTGGGCGCAGCGTTTCCACAAGCGGCTCGACGCGAAGGTCGCTCTCTGCATCGGAGCCACGATCGACTTCTTGGCAGGCGAGAAGAAGCGTTCGCCCCTGTGGATGCAGCGTGCCGGGCTCGAATGGGCTCACCGCCTCGCGACCGAACCCCGCCGCCTCGCCGCCCGCTACGCCCGCGACGCCTGGGTCTTTCCTCAACTCGTGTGGGGCGAGTACCGCGGCGGCTGA
- the dus_1 gene encoding putative tRNA-dihydrouridine synthase, which translates to MPDATPTPPPTLKPLRIGPLEIGFPIVQAALSGYSDSPMRTIARRHGASYTLCEVMLDKFLVDLKLRKKTRHLLHIGPEEPPVGGQLMGAEPEQFGPAAKRLSDAGYDVIDINFGCPVKKVLGRCRGGFHLSQPDVAIEIIGRVRDAVPDEKPVTVKMRRGIDDTAESRDNFFKIFDRAYELGVAAITVHGRTVTQKYVGPSRWEFLRELKRHAGERVVLGSGDLFDAQACLDMIAHTGVDGVTVARGAIGNPWIFQQVAALAAGEPMPAAPSLHVQREVIAEHYRLAEELYGAERCVPDMRKFAIKYSQLHPQHAEVRSDFVKVKQPGEWRSVLDRWYADDLPGVHPTIDEPNPLATPKPETAPLAATAT; encoded by the coding sequence ATGCCCGACGCCACCCCAACGCCGCCACCGACCCTGAAACCGCTACGGATCGGCCCGCTCGAGATCGGTTTCCCGATCGTGCAAGCGGCCCTCAGCGGCTACAGCGACTCGCCGATGCGCACCATCGCCCGGCGGCACGGCGCGTCGTACACGCTGTGCGAGGTCATGCTCGACAAGTTCCTGGTCGACCTGAAGCTCCGCAAGAAGACGCGGCACCTGCTGCACATCGGCCCCGAGGAGCCCCCCGTGGGCGGGCAGCTGATGGGCGCCGAGCCTGAGCAGTTCGGCCCCGCCGCCAAGCGGCTGTCGGACGCCGGCTACGATGTCATCGATATCAACTTCGGCTGCCCCGTGAAGAAGGTGCTCGGCCGCTGCCGGGGCGGGTTCCACCTGAGCCAGCCCGACGTGGCGATCGAGATCATCGGCCGCGTCCGCGACGCGGTGCCCGACGAGAAGCCGGTCACCGTGAAGATGCGCCGCGGCATCGACGACACCGCCGAGAGCCGCGACAACTTCTTCAAGATCTTCGACCGCGCCTACGAGCTGGGCGTGGCGGCGATCACCGTCCACGGGCGGACCGTCACGCAGAAGTACGTCGGCCCGTCGCGTTGGGAGTTCCTCCGCGAGCTGAAGCGGCACGCGGGCGAACGGGTCGTGCTCGGCAGCGGCGACCTGTTCGACGCGCAGGCGTGCCTCGACATGATCGCCCACACGGGGGTCGACGGCGTGACCGTCGCGCGGGGCGCGATCGGCAACCCGTGGATCTTCCAGCAGGTGGCCGCCCTCGCCGCCGGCGAACCGATGCCCGCGGCGCCGTCGCTGCACGTGCAACGCGAGGTGATCGCCGAGCACTACCGCCTCGCCGAGGAGCTGTACGGCGCCGAGCGGTGCGTGCCCGACATGCGGAAGTTCGCGATCAAGTACTCGCAGCTCCACCCGCAGCACGCCGAGGTGCGATCCGACTTCGTGAAGGTGAAGCAGCCGGGCGAGTGGCGGTCGGTCCTCGACCGCTGGTACGCCGACGACCTGCCGGGCGTCCACCCGACGATCGACGAGCCGAACCCGCTGGCGACCCCAAAGCCAGAAACGGCCCCGCTGGCCGCCACGGCGACCTAA
- a CDS encoding hypothetical protein (Carbon storage regulator homolog), with translation MLVLTRKPQEKIRIGDNITITVIKTKGQGVRLGIEAPRDVPVLRGELVASHDSFAEAEEPTQQEDSTGVEVEESVVSFTRTKRSRVGTVLPNLLGEAGPLREMMAGRSSTNV, from the coding sequence ATGCTAGTTCTTACACGGAAGCCGCAAGAGAAGATCCGGATCGGCGACAACATCACGATCACCGTCATCAAGACCAAGGGCCAGGGCGTCCGCCTCGGCATCGAGGCGCCCCGCGACGTGCCCGTCCTGCGGGGTGAGCTCGTCGCCTCGCACGACAGCTTCGCCGAGGCCGAAGAGCCGACGCAGCAAGAAGATTCGACCGGCGTTGAGGTCGAAGAGAGCGTCGTCAGCTTCACCCGCACCAAGCGATCACGCGTCGGCACGGTGCTGCCCAACCTGCTGGGCGAAGCGGGCCCGCTCCGCGAGATGATGGCGGGGCGCAGCTCGACCAACGTGTGA
- a CDS encoding Alpha/beta hydrolase family protein — protein sequence MTRPERSNSAGHLTLFLASLLLLGGCATHEKWIERRPPDHALAASFLLSSNEPETLSAPTLAIAEPRGLDPTDEDERAKLLALLEQEAHGQLTPELEFALSELAAWEAEELAEKEPEAAIGFYAESLVHGYRALSTDPRQRVPGATQRYNRSLVALMRLLREKDQVRPGARVALPLTHSACSIAIELHSQRWTEADFQGFEFASDFQVMGLRNHYHTSGVGVPLIGVRYHPDRDHTADKYYPEKLCYPLTAVARAESTPPTAEAPQGGMRLVLELHDPTDHETFELAGRRAPLETDLSTPLAYYLDQPELHEEDVSTLGLLKPGSVKKLEGLYLLEPFDPNRIPVVMVHGLWSSPATWMEMFNDLRSDPQIRSRYQFWFYLYPTGNPFWVSAAQMRTDLATLRRDFDPQRRLRALDQTVLVGHSMGGLLSRLQTVDSSHDFWRIVSEHQFQELQADEETRQHLGNLFYFQPNASVQRVVTIGTPHRGSRFANGFTQWLGAKLIAFPMQTLAARQDLFRRNPGFFRPNVATRVMTSIDSLNPSSPMLSALLAAQPGPWVHYHNVVGDQPRNGLTSWFSNRGDGVVSVDSARLDDLPQLASQIVVPEDHVTLHRHPQSIAEVRRVLLEHLTELEPRRMAAQPRPTRTIWPTTPAGPAVQLTSGVSR from the coding sequence TTGACCCGCCCCGAGCGATCCAACTCGGCCGGACACCTGACGCTGTTCCTGGCGTCGTTGTTGCTGCTTGGCGGCTGCGCGACCCACGAGAAGTGGATCGAGCGCCGCCCGCCCGACCACGCCCTCGCCGCGTCGTTTCTGCTGAGCAGCAATGAGCCCGAGACTCTCTCGGCGCCGACCCTCGCCATCGCCGAGCCCCGCGGGCTCGACCCGACCGACGAGGACGAGCGCGCCAAGCTGCTCGCCCTGCTCGAGCAGGAAGCCCACGGGCAACTAACGCCCGAACTCGAGTTCGCCCTCAGCGAACTGGCCGCTTGGGAAGCGGAGGAGCTCGCCGAGAAAGAGCCCGAAGCGGCCATCGGCTTCTACGCCGAGTCGCTGGTGCACGGCTACCGCGCCCTGTCGACCGATCCCCGCCAACGCGTCCCCGGCGCCACGCAGCGCTACAACCGATCGCTCGTTGCGTTGATGCGTCTGCTCCGCGAGAAGGACCAGGTCCGCCCCGGCGCGCGGGTCGCCCTGCCGCTGACGCACAGCGCTTGCTCGATCGCGATCGAACTGCACAGCCAGCGTTGGACCGAGGCCGACTTCCAGGGCTTCGAGTTCGCCAGCGATTTCCAGGTGATGGGCCTGCGGAACCACTACCACACTAGCGGGGTGGGCGTGCCGCTCATCGGCGTGCGGTACCACCCGGACCGCGACCACACGGCCGACAAGTACTACCCCGAGAAGCTCTGCTACCCGCTGACCGCGGTCGCCCGCGCGGAGAGCACGCCCCCCACTGCCGAGGCGCCCCAGGGCGGCATGCGGCTGGTGCTGGAGCTTCACGACCCGACCGACCACGAGACCTTCGAGCTCGCCGGCCGGCGGGCGCCGCTCGAGACCGACCTCTCCACGCCGTTGGCGTACTACCTCGATCAGCCTGAGTTGCACGAGGAGGACGTCTCGACACTCGGCCTGCTCAAGCCGGGCAGCGTGAAGAAGCTCGAGGGGCTCTACCTGCTCGAGCCGTTCGACCCGAACCGCATCCCCGTGGTCATGGTGCACGGCCTCTGGTCGAGCCCCGCCACGTGGATGGAGATGTTCAACGACCTGCGGAGCGACCCGCAGATCCGCAGCCGCTACCAGTTCTGGTTCTACCTCTATCCGACGGGCAACCCGTTCTGGGTCAGCGCCGCGCAGATGCGGACCGACCTGGCCACGCTGCGTCGTGATTTCGACCCGCAACGCCGTCTGCGGGCACTCGACCAGACCGTGCTGGTCGGCCACAGCATGGGCGGCCTGCTCTCGCGGCTGCAAACGGTCGATAGCAGCCACGATTTCTGGCGGATCGTTTCGGAGCACCAGTTCCAAGAGCTGCAAGCCGACGAGGAGACGCGTCAGCACCTGGGCAATCTCTTCTACTTCCAACCGAACGCTTCGGTGCAAAGGGTCGTCACGATCGGCACGCCACACCGCGGCAGTCGGTTCGCCAACGGCTTCACGCAGTGGCTCGGGGCGAAGCTGATCGCGTTCCCGATGCAGACGCTCGCCGCGCGCCAGGACCTGTTCCGCCGCAACCCGGGCTTCTTCCGGCCCAACGTGGCAACGCGGGTCATGACGAGCATCGACTCGCTCAACCCGAGCTCGCCGATGCTGTCCGCCCTGCTCGCCGCGCAGCCCGGGCCCTGGGTGCATTATCACAACGTGGTGGGAGACCAGCCGCGCAACGGGCTGACCAGCTGGTTCTCCAACCGGGGCGACGGCGTCGTGTCGGTCGACAGCGCCCGGCTCGACGACCTGCCGCAGCTCGCCTCGCAGATCGTGGTGCCCGAGGACCACGTCACGCTGCACCGACACCCGCAGAGCATCGCCGAGGTCCGCCGCGTGCTGCTCGAGCACTTGACCGAACTGGAGCCACGACGGATGGCCGCCCAGCCAAGGCCGACGCGGACCATCTGGCCAACGACGCCAGCGGGACCGGCCGTCCAACTAACGAGCGGCGTCTCTCGGTAA
- a CDS encoding hypothetical protein (Carbon storage regulator homolog) produces MLVLSRKAGEQIHIGDEITIEVRRLAGNRVALAVQAPRDVRILRGELKEAAQEFETPAPQTISFVVDDQCSTTAASA; encoded by the coding sequence ATGCTAGTACTCAGCCGTAAAGCGGGAGAGCAGATTCACATCGGCGACGAGATCACCATCGAGGTGCGTCGCCTCGCCGGCAATCGGGTCGCCCTGGCGGTCCAAGCGCCGCGTGACGTGCGGATTCTACGTGGCGAGCTCAAAGAAGCCGCCCAGGAGTTCGAAACGCCGGCCCCGCAGACGATTTCGTTTGTCGTCGACGACCAGTGCTCGACGACCGCGGCTTCCGCCTGA
- a CDS encoding putative peptidase encodes MINSQAIRSRQQRLAEQLQARKCGLAFLLRPESVQWLTGAYVGPLFHPVAAIDDEGQVTLVLPSRKVESDAVADKVLPYEEKRLSTMRDASEQRLDAVIALLDSLTKVPSRAACEFSLAPQTLMSALTGDWLDLDSLMFRLRRRKDADELETLARANTANEAMYARAREAIEPGVNELDLYNLLHSIAVKALGEPLTYFGQDFRANARGGAPRDRRAEAGELWILDLGVGFRGYYSDNARTIAVSEPTDAQLAAHERIAAVFPMIESTVRPGVKCKDLFERAKEMLAGDEPWVFNHHLGHGVGLAPHEAPRLNPNWDDTFEVGDFFAAEPGLYHDDLRHGIRLEQNYVVTEGGVRLVTDWPLGL; translated from the coding sequence GTGATCAACTCCCAAGCCATCCGCTCTCGCCAGCAACGTTTGGCGGAACAGCTGCAAGCCCGTAAATGCGGCTTGGCTTTCCTGCTCAGGCCCGAATCGGTCCAGTGGCTCACCGGGGCGTACGTCGGCCCGCTCTTTCACCCGGTGGCGGCGATCGACGATGAGGGGCAGGTCACGCTGGTCCTGCCCAGCCGGAAGGTCGAATCGGACGCGGTCGCCGACAAGGTGCTGCCGTACGAAGAGAAACGCCTCTCCACGATGCGTGACGCCAGCGAGCAGCGGCTCGACGCCGTGATCGCTTTGCTCGATTCCCTCACCAAAGTCCCCAGCCGGGCCGCCTGCGAGTTCTCACTGGCCCCTCAGACGCTCATGAGCGCGCTGACGGGCGACTGGCTCGACCTCGACTCGCTGATGTTCCGCCTCCGCCGCCGCAAGGACGCCGACGAGCTCGAAACACTGGCTCGTGCAAACACCGCCAACGAAGCGATGTACGCCCGTGCCCGCGAGGCGATCGAGCCGGGCGTGAATGAGCTCGATCTCTACAACCTGCTGCACAGCATCGCCGTGAAGGCGCTCGGCGAGCCGCTCACCTACTTCGGCCAGGACTTCCGCGCCAACGCTCGGGGAGGCGCCCCCCGCGACCGACGCGCCGAGGCGGGGGAACTGTGGATCCTCGATCTGGGCGTCGGCTTCCGCGGCTACTACAGCGACAACGCCCGCACCATCGCGGTTAGCGAACCGACTGACGCGCAGCTAGCGGCGCACGAGCGGATCGCGGCGGTCTTCCCGATGATCGAGTCAACCGTCCGCCCGGGGGTGAAGTGCAAGGACCTCTTCGAGCGGGCGAAAGAGATGCTAGCGGGCGACGAGCCGTGGGTCTTCAACCACCACCTGGGCCACGGCGTCGGCCTCGCGCCGCACGAGGCTCCCCGGCTCAACCCGAACTGGGACGACACGTTCGAGGTCGGCGACTTCTTCGCCGCCGAACCGGGCCTCTACCACGACGACCTCCGCCACGGCATCCGCCTGGAGCAGAACTACGTGGTGACCGAAGGGGGCGTCCGGCTGGTGACCGACTGGCCGCTCGGCTTGTAG
- the ywqE gene encoding Tyrosine-protein phosphatase YwqE, with the protein MDGFVDIHCHLLPGIDDGAADLDASLAMARMSVEQGVDTITVTPHQLGAFAANRGDDIRARVSALQQELKLHDIPLTILPGADVRIEDHMLAGLLSGDVVTLGDHGKHVLLELPHELYFPLEPVLDDLRRYGMVGVLSHPERNAGLLARQDLIAPLVDYGCLMQVTSGSLVGGFGPASQEMAERMAREGLIHFLSTDGHSPKRRRPRLNDGYTAATKLVGEEAAKLWCAHNPRAVAEGRQVKPGPTPVERPRRGWSLFSSRRAA; encoded by the coding sequence ATGGACGGCTTTGTTGATATCCACTGCCACCTGCTGCCCGGCATCGACGACGGCGCCGCGGACCTCGACGCCTCGCTGGCGATGGCCCGCATGTCGGTCGAGCAGGGCGTCGACACGATCACCGTCACGCCCCACCAGCTCGGCGCGTTCGCCGCCAACCGGGGCGACGACATCCGCGCCCGCGTCTCGGCGTTGCAGCAGGAGCTGAAGCTGCACGACATCCCGCTGACGATCCTGCCGGGCGCCGACGTGCGGATCGAAGACCACATGCTCGCCGGGCTCCTGTCGGGTGATGTCGTCACGCTGGGCGACCACGGCAAGCACGTGCTGCTCGAGCTGCCGCACGAGTTGTATTTCCCGCTCGAACCGGTGCTCGACGACCTGCGCCGCTACGGGATGGTCGGCGTGCTTTCGCACCCCGAACGCAACGCCGGCCTGCTCGCCCGCCAGGACCTGATCGCTCCTTTGGTTGATTACGGTTGCCTGATGCAGGTGACCTCGGGCAGCCTGGTCGGCGGCTTTGGGCCGGCGAGTCAAGAGATGGCCGAGCGGATGGCCCGCGAGGGCTTGATCCACTTCCTCTCGACCGATGGCCACAGTCCGAAGCGGCGTCGTCCCCGCCTGAACGATGGCTACACGGCGGCGACCAAGCTGGTCGGCGAAGAGGCCGCCAAGCTGTGGTGCGCGCACAACCCGCGCGCCGTCGCCGAAGGACGCCAGGTGAAGCCGGGTCCGACCCCGGTCGAGCGCCCCCGCCGCGGCTGGTCCCTCTTCTCGTCGCGGAGAGCCGCTTGA
- the pknB_5 gene encoding Serine/threonine-protein kinase PknB: MSGEAFENAETIAAPLAGLSGSQGTALDSATRGSGSRSSRIGAAARGLVNLVEGSSPHLTSETRDVLRQRLRIAALIFFAAFTAFWVRDLIFEPPRFEFTDATHTQSVRGEAGLINWMRLGIIAFLGGVAAWLYRSRETSITALRLTEYAIFGAMLVFFIAITHFKFEVATWLEEGQHLPTITPPWMLLMFTYAMFIPNSWQRSLWLLVPATLIPIGQLLFQQASCPRFQVCLSHQGNTSYVTEQTLALLLTFGVAVVGVKTINSLRKQAFAAKQLGQYRLKNKLGAGGMGEVYLAEHQMMKRPCAVKVIRPEKAGDPRTLARFEREVRSTAKLSHWNSIDIYDFGRTDDGTFYYAMEYLPGHNVGELVEQGGALPPARVIYLMDQVCRALTEAHGIGLVHRDIKPANLFCAYRGGEFDVAKLLDFGLAKPTIDGATATQDVALTAEGAITGSPLFMSPEQATGEHEADIRSDIYSLGCVLYYLLTGKTPFPYTQAVKVIIAHASEDVTPLREHNPMLPIELEEIVQRCLEKDPEDRFQSADELRVALQDVPLDDEWTSERAAEWWNCNGCPERKAMAAEAIEAAAV; encoded by the coding sequence GTGTCGGGAGAAGCCTTCGAGAACGCGGAGACCATCGCCGCCCCGCTAGCGGGTTTGAGCGGCTCCCAGGGGACCGCGCTGGATAGCGCGACCCGGGGTTCCGGCTCGCGCAGTTCTCGGATCGGCGCCGCCGCCCGGGGCTTGGTGAACTTGGTCGAGGGGAGCTCCCCGCACCTCACCAGCGAAACCCGAGATGTCCTCCGCCAGCGTCTACGGATCGCGGCTCTGATCTTTTTCGCGGCTTTCACGGCGTTCTGGGTGCGCGACCTGATCTTCGAGCCGCCCCGGTTCGAGTTCACCGACGCGACTCACACGCAGTCCGTCCGCGGCGAAGCGGGCCTCATCAACTGGATGCGGCTCGGGATTATCGCCTTCCTGGGCGGCGTCGCGGCCTGGTTGTACCGGAGCCGCGAGACCTCGATCACCGCTTTGCGGCTGACCGAGTACGCGATCTTCGGCGCGATGCTGGTCTTCTTCATCGCCATCACGCACTTCAAGTTCGAGGTGGCGACCTGGCTCGAGGAGGGCCAGCACCTGCCGACCATCACGCCGCCCTGGATGCTGCTGATGTTCACCTACGCGATGTTCATCCCGAATTCGTGGCAGCGCTCGCTCTGGTTGCTCGTGCCGGCGACGCTGATCCCGATCGGGCAGCTCCTGTTCCAGCAAGCCAGCTGCCCCCGTTTCCAAGTGTGCCTTAGTCACCAGGGGAACACGAGCTACGTGACCGAGCAGACGCTCGCGTTGCTGCTCACTTTCGGGGTGGCGGTCGTTGGCGTGAAGACGATCAACTCACTCCGCAAGCAGGCCTTCGCGGCGAAGCAGCTCGGGCAGTACCGCCTGAAGAACAAGCTCGGCGCAGGCGGGATGGGCGAGGTCTACCTGGCCGAGCACCAGATGATGAAACGCCCCTGCGCGGTCAAGGTGATCCGCCCCGAGAAGGCGGGCGACCCGCGCACGCTCGCCCGTTTCGAGCGCGAGGTCCGCTCGACGGCGAAGCTGTCGCACTGGAACTCGATCGACATCTACGACTTCGGCCGCACCGATGACGGAACCTTCTACTACGCCATGGAGTACCTTCCCGGCCACAACGTGGGCGAGCTGGTCGAGCAGGGGGGGGCGCTCCCGCCGGCGCGCGTCATTTACCTGATGGACCAGGTCTGTCGCGCCCTGACCGAGGCCCACGGCATCGGCCTCGTGCACCGCGACATCAAGCCGGCGAACCTGTTCTGCGCGTACCGGGGGGGCGAGTTCGACGTGGCGAAGCTGCTCGACTTCGGCCTCGCGAAGCCGACGATCGACGGAGCCACCGCCACGCAGGACGTCGCCCTGACCGCCGAGGGAGCGATCACCGGCTCGCCCCTCTTCATGTCGCCCGAGCAGGCGACCGGTGAGCACGAGGCCGACATCCGCAGCGACATCTACTCGCTCGGCTGTGTGCTGTACTACCTGCTGACCGGCAAGACGCCCTTCCCGTACACCCAGGCGGTGAAGGTGATCATCGCCCACGCTTCGGAGGATGTAACGCCCCTCCGCGAGCACAACCCGATGCTGCCGATCGAGCTGGAAGAGATCGTGCAGCGATGCCTCGAGAAGGACCCCGAGGACCGTTTTCAATCGGCCGACGAGCTCCGCGTCGCGCTGCAGGACGTGCCGCTCGACGACGAGTGGACCTCCGAGCGCGCCGCCGAGTGGTGGAACTGCAACGGCTGCCCCGAACGCAAGGCGATGGCCGCCGAGGCGATCGAGGCCGCGGCGGTTTAG
- the mhpD gene encoding 2-keto-4-pentenoate hydratase, whose protein sequence is MSPLVLEALFLAAVANPAAPATTETLLDSVVGSRIKRAAFEVTPSATLATTDAAYRFQDRLAAAETPRLGPVVGYKVGYASKAAQQQFGMDQPARGPLFLSQAIVSGSKRQAGEFREIMLETEIAFTLATAVTPDEVPATVDELRPYVRSVHAALDASDYRFNADAKPAPIDMIATGLGAHRYVLGRGVPPQRVDTQSLRLLLYRDGELVRDSPATEVMGDPWNSLLWLVRDVTSRGGSLPAGAIVLTGTADKAWKVTGDEVRGEYVGDCGPLGKVRLNLR, encoded by the coding sequence ATGTCCCCCCTCGTGCTCGAAGCGTTGTTCCTCGCCGCGGTCGCCAACCCGGCGGCGCCCGCTACCACCGAGACGCTCCTCGACTCGGTGGTCGGATCCCGCATCAAGCGGGCGGCTTTTGAGGTGACGCCGAGCGCCACGCTCGCCACGACCGACGCCGCCTACCGTTTCCAAGACCGCCTCGCCGCGGCGGAGACTCCCCGGCTTGGCCCGGTGGTCGGCTACAAGGTCGGCTACGCGAGCAAGGCCGCCCAGCAGCAGTTCGGCATGGACCAGCCGGCGCGGGGGCCGCTCTTCCTCTCGCAGGCGATCGTCTCCGGGTCGAAACGCCAGGCGGGCGAGTTCCGCGAGATCATGCTCGAGACCGAGATCGCCTTTACCCTCGCCACGGCCGTCACGCCGGACGAGGTCCCGGCGACGGTCGACGAGCTGCGGCCCTACGTGCGCTCGGTGCACGCCGCCCTCGACGCGAGCGACTACCGTTTCAACGCCGACGCCAAGCCCGCGCCCATCGACATGATCGCCACCGGTCTGGGCGCCCACCGCTACGTGCTCGGCCGCGGCGTGCCGCCCCAGCGGGTCGACACCCAATCGCTGCGGCTGCTCCTGTACCGCGACGGCGAGCTGGTCCGCGACAGCCCCGCCACGGAGGTGATGGGAGACCCGTGGAACTCCTTGCTCTGGCTCGTGCGGGACGTCACCTCCCGCGGCGGGAGTCTGCCGGCGGGGGCGATCGTCCTGACCGGCACGGCCGATAAGGCCTGGAAGGTCACCGGCGATGAGGTCCGTGGCGAGTACGTCGGCGATTGCGGCCCCCTGGGAAAGGTCCGGCTCAACCTGCGGTGA